The genomic segment CAACACTAGAATCCAAACCAAGCTTCTTTGCAATATCTGTGGGAGAAATTCTGGAATAGGACAGTCCAATTGACCTAATTGCAGTTTTAATAACATTGTGCCTCAATCTCAGGATTAAAGTAAATGTATGATCGGCTCTAAATTGTGGGCCAAAGTTTTCTAAAACTTCCCCAAAACGTTGAAGATTCCCTAAACGCACAGCCTGAGTCAATTGGAAATATGGAGCTAATGCACGACGCATAGCAGCTTGTCTGAAAGTTTGACGTTCTGGAATATCTCCAAGTAAAAGTTCCACAGTTACAGCCAGTTTTTGTACTGTTTGACGGAAACCTACTGCAGTACTTTGCGGAGCCTTTCTAAGAGCCTGTAACAAagataaaacattaattttaaattacacAATTTTTATTCGGAATTTTATTTCTTCCGATATCATTTTGACTTGAAATTTATATGTTAAGAAGAATGTTAGAAGACTTACCTGTACTAAATACTTATGTGCAGCAGAATACTCTAATCTAGCAGCTTTGATGCGCcccaaataatataaaaatctaGCCCATTCGTTATTGCTGGCAGATTCTGGGAAAGTTGATTTCAGTACAAGTTTATCTGCCTGATCATACAAATTATAATGTAAATAGTTTCgtaataaacaattaattaatacagCCTGTCCCTCAAAGTCATTTCTAAGCGTTGCTGTTCTCAATCTCAAGTGCAATATTCCGCGAATTTTATCCAGTCTGCCAATTAGTTCATATGCCCTTGAATAATAGAAATAACATTTGGCAGCGATCAGGTCGATTGTACGTCTGTTTTGAGCAATAATTTTTTGCAACAATGCCTCAGAGCATTGAACAGATTCTTCGTGTTTTCCAGCATCGATTAAACGTACAAGAACTAGTAAATGAATGTATGTATCAATTTCAGGTAGCGGAGTTACGGTAGAGATGCGAAGTTTCTGCGTTTCCTCAAACTCAGCAGAGTCTTCTAACCATGACAATAATGCATCACGTTCGGCACACGGTTTAGGATAAAAGCTTAGAATTACTCCACGTAAGACGTTCGAGTTTAATCTGCGACGTGTATTAGGCAGTGTACGCAGAGCTCTTAAAATAAAACGTGGTTCTTTGCTTTGTACAGCTTTTTCTATTTGACGAGCATGCTCGCGTATATCATATATTGTTTGAAGATCAGCATCTTTTTTGTCACAAACATCTCCATCACCATTTTGACCCTCAAAGATTATTTCAACATCCATAGCTTCAGGATTCTTAGCCGTAGGTACACCCATTTTAGTTTCTCTATGGAAATTAGATTTCTATTAAGCACAATATTCTAATCTTATTACGTACAATATCATTTAATTTCTACAAGCTTCTCAATGTAGACGTACGCGTACgcgtgcgcgcgcgtgtgtgcgtgtgtgtacaTATACCTATGATATCCAAATGATATGatatctaataaaataattttgtacattatccaatatttataaaaagtattATATAAAACTAAAAATATGAAGCTAGATTTAaactttgtaataaaaaatttaataaccaAAGTCAAACTTCTTTGCTGTCAATTTAATACGGTATTcactttaaataaatatttcacattttatgattttattatttgatataagCCTTGTAACGTGTAAAAGTAACAATTACTGAAAAGTAAGAGTAACATTTTACATTCACCTTTGCTTTAAACTTTTGCAGAAAAACTGAAAGTTCTTAATACAAGTGCAATTCTACGTTTTCATCGCACCAATTCACAGTTGTACGTAACTCAATCCAATCATCAGcaaaaaatttaacaaatttctaGCTAGGGTTTTTCGCCTCCGcataaattattcattttttttgcaacttatcataatatcaaaattattataattattgttaatatttaGACAATTTCTTATGTATAAAACTTTGTATTTGCTATCTGATATTAAATGTATATAATCTATAAATATACATCGTaaatttttttcattataagtgtttaatattttaaacattttatatggaaaaattatttacttttttattatattaaattgttGATAAATAGCGTAATTCAGCGGTTTATATAATTCAATCACTGTTGGCCATCTAACTAAATAATTAGGTCAATGGATAAAAGAGCGATTAGTACACGATCATATTCGTGGATTAAGTAGGCATGAGATAACCTTGGTAGcaaataatacaatatttttaattatgatGATGTAAATAATTGTGTTAAAATAAAATCAAGGATTTCACTTATTAGTTTTCATGTTACATGTCAACATGAATTTAAGCAAAAGCGAAAAATTGTTGGCCGCTAAGAAAAAGGTATAATGTTTTGAAGTATTGTCAGCTACATAAGTATCtttattaatattcaatttacgtacaaaaaatttatacatatatttataggacttcgtaagttctagcaacattttaattattcattctcttatatttttgtatctttgaatatttAGGTTATGTTAGTTGTCAAACgtttattgaattttaattttacataatatttacGCTTTAAAACGTAACTAAACAATTTCTAAAACCTTATGGTTTCATAAGTTAGTTTCTTTCATAAGTTAGATtagtataaaaaaatgttatcaTTACTTATGTTTCATaaaactttctttttttgttagcTCAGGGAATTTCAATTAAGAAAAATGCAAAATAATCCAGACGATTCTGTGAAACAAAAACGTCACTCTGTCAATTCATTATCTTCGCAGGtgaaagaaatttatatatcataataataattatgaCATCTATTTATTTAAATCCGTGTGCATATGCAATTACATTTCTCCTTGTaatctttattatattttagtTGTTGTAAAATGCAAaatgttttttaattaatttgttaaattttgcAGTATCAAAACGCAGAAACTGACACATCGCATTTAGAAGGTGTAACTAATGCGTCGACAATAGGAAATCTGGAAAATGATATAGTTCAAGAATTTCAAAAAGATGAAGTACTATCCACAAATTCAGTGGTAACTTCAGAAAATACCATGAATCATGATGAAGCACATTATTCTACAGAAGAAACTGTCAACGCAGAAAGTGTACAGGAAATTAATACATCAGAAGCAGCGTGTAAAGTGGATTTTTATGATCTTCCAAAAGTACAAAAAGAACATCTCTTGGAGATGGCTTCTGCAGTTGCAGATGTTTTAACAGATGAGTCAGAACATATAGAAACATCCCTTGATACTGATTTAATGTATCATAATCAATTTTTAAGTCCTTATATGGAAGAGCAGAAAAAAGTTGTTAATGAATTGCATATCGAGCTTAGTAATGCCGTAAGTGTATACATgcatataaattttgtaaaaagtaTCTAGATCTAAAcgttgaaaaaagaaatagttcagaaataaaattgttttaataatttaattagcgTAGCAGGATTTCAGAGTTAGAAGCCAagttagaaggaaaagaaacagAATTTCAGGTAGAATTGGCACAAGAAATAGATCCTTTAAAAGAGCAACTTCAGGTTCATGCCCAGACTACTGGCATTCTAATAGCAGAAAAAGCAGAACTTACTGCTGCTCTTAGCCAAGCTCAACAAAGCATTAGACAAAGTTCAGGTTCGTTATTTTAATTAATGAGATCTTCTAGGCAGGCGTGTGCGCGTACGTGCgtgattataaatttttaataaattagaaattaatatattttttagagGAATCCGAAGAAATgacaagaaaattaaaaaattcacaaATTCGCATAGCTGAATTAGAGAAAGAAATATCTactgtaaaaaataataatgaagAATTGAGGAAAAACATTCATCAATTACAAAGTGAATACGATTCTCTTAATAACAGATTTTTTGaattgaagaaagaaaaagaagatttGGATTTAGAAGCATCAGAATTAAAGCAAAAActgaatttgaagaaaacagaATTAATTGCTGTTCAACAAGAACTTCAAGAAAAAACAGCGTTGCTTTCATTAAGCGAACTTAGAATACAACAGGTAATACATGTGCATTATCATTGGTTAACTGtatgtgaaacatttttcacatACTTCTTTGCCTTTGTAGATGAAAGTTGCTACAACAACAGAAGAGGAGAAACATGCAGTAATTCTTTTGGAGCAAGAATTAGCACAAACTAAAGAAGCTCTGAAAATTGTTAGTGTTGAAAAGGATGAAGCCAATAAACAGTACCAGAATTATGTCAAACAATTAGATACCCAGCAGGCAAAATTATTAGAAGAGGTATTTTTATATTCTCTGTAATGAAATTCGAAGGCGCAACGAaatatgataaatttttaaaaaattaaatgtcaTTTATAGATAAAAACACAAAGAGGTGGTATAGAAGATTTACAACGTAGAGAACAAAGTTGTATACAAAGAATTTCAGAGCTTGAGCAACAATTACaacaagaaagagaaaaagcagGGAATTTATCATCTTTACAAGATCGTAAAGATGAAACGGATAATCTGCTGAAAAATATAGATGAACTTACATTGGAACAAGAAAGGCTTCACATTTTATTATCTGAGAAGGTAGCatttttgtattaatttttattatagaaagtaaataaaaattatttaaaattacatcgatttattgattaattaaaattttcttccataTATTTAGGATTCACAAATTGAAATGTTGACAAAAAATCTAAATGATTTACGAGATGCAAATAATCAAGGAGCAGAAGTAACAAAACTAGTCAGTGCTCTCGAAAGTGAACAGTTAGGGGCATCGAGAGCAGTTCATCAAAATCGACAATTAAAAGAGCAACTGACTGATATGGAAAATGCGTTTGTTTCTTTGGTAAGCGTAACATTAAATATTGGTAGAACATATTAATGATGCGCTAAATAAGAGTAAATAaactatataaatttttaatacaattttaagAGTAATGCTAAATTGGATTTAACTGAACAACTACAAGCAGAGCGTTCTATAGGAAGAAAGTTAAACGTTCAATTAAATAACGTAGAAAGTGAGTTGGGACAACTGAAAGAAAAATTAAGGGAAAAAGAAGCTATTCTTGAAGAGGTTGAAAAAGAAAGACTTCAAAATGCTCAAATAGCAGATCAAATACAGCATTATCAAGCTCAATCGCATCATGTAGATACTTTCCAACGAGAACTTCAACATGCTATGgtaattatttgtttaattatattaaaagatTTCGTTCATTGATGTTAAACCTTTTTTCTTGCTCTATTTCTGTTTCAGATTACTATAGAAAGATTAGAAAAGGAAAAACAAACACTTACggagaaattgaaagaaaaatttgtaGCAAGTTCCATCTCTGAAGTTGATTCACATTCTGTGAATGCTAATAATAATGTATCAAAATCGGGAGAAAAAATACACGTAGAAAGCTCAAACGAAAATGATGTTATAATATCTGAACCTGTAAAAAAGCTTGAACAAAGATTTAAAGAAACAATGGAACGAGTTGCAGAGCTTACAGAAGAGAAACAGAAGCTTGAACATCTCGTTTTACAGCTTCAAAGTGAAACAGAGACAATAGGTATAAATAGAtggtttttaaataattatttacactctaactttatctttatattcatagaaatatctccctttttttatttttaggggaatatataacattatatcaaAAACAAAGAGCTGTTCTACAAAACAGAGCAATAGAAAGAGAACAGGTATTTCGACAATTACTCGAACAGAGAAATCAACAACAAGAGCAATTACATAAATTGAAGGTTTTGGTTAGTGACTTTCTTAGCAAAGAATACATACGTTCCAATGGAACAAAATGTCAAGTTGAAACAGGTACTTATAATATAATGTTCTATTTCAATTATCTTACTTGAAATTTATTTACATAATAAAATTGATATTGTATTAATCAAAAGAGATTAACATGTATTCCaacttaatatatatatatatatttacaacaAATTATTTTTCAGCAACGGGTTCTAGTGATTCTGTAactataaaaagaaaagaggaagtaATAGATCCACGAGTAGAAAATAAAAGTGTTTCGGAACTCCTAGATGTTCTGACAGAGATAAAAGATTGTAAAGATTCCTGTATGTTTGAGCCGAATTTTCATCCATGTCCTTGGTGTTCCGGAAAGTTACTTACAGTATAAAGCATATGTTAtgtatatatcttatatattttttagtatagaacattaatataaaatttttaatcgacGACGATTTGTAGAACAATTGTATATAAGGTAAAATCCATAAAAATTGCAATTTGTAAGTGATTGATATGAAAAAAAGGAATGTTTTCCTCAAAAGCAATTGCTCTTTTCTATAAGGgatgagagaaaaaaaaaaatcatttaagcctaaaatattatttaaggaATTGTTGAAGATatataaagtattttttaaGTAATTATCTTTTTCCGTACATTGCTTTATTGCTTTCTTCTTaatggaaaatatatatttctctacAAAAAGTAAAAATTAGTTCTATtttagatatattaaataaagaaatatatggaattttatattcaaaaatattttatttaacatttttataaaaatcaaatttttatcattgttaatttctattatatctATATCCTATGTATTATAAGAATTCTATTATTTCAGTGTAAGTAAATTTAaagtaaaaagtaatatttattcttttatcatatttttgaTTGACCatttaaagaaataataaaaaaacatcTATTACAATTCAACTTATACTTTcaatttttttagaaattttgaGTCTCCATCAGTGATGCTTGTTCTTTCTGTACAATCTTCAATAATAAAAGCAGCTTTCCCTCTACGTCTTCTTTCTAAAGAAAAGGACAAATAacttaataattatatcatattagttccatttttatgaaaatttgcaCTTTTACATGCAATAGTATATCACCTGCTCTTAACAGAAGTCTTTTACATTGATGTAATATTGAAGCTTTTGCTTGAACTTCATTCAAACCCAATAAACATGCCAAATTTATAAGATCATAAGGATTTCGTATTGTCTTAATATCACTGACACCGCTGGATAATATTACATTCTAAATAAACAAGATAGTTAATTAGAAATTTGTTTGTTATTTAGACAtggattttaaagaaaaatcctTTGTACGTTTGTCAATAAATCTTTCGATACTTAATAACATTATTATCTATAGGCTAAgcattaatataaattaatatttatattagtgCTGTTTTGTAATATACGACTATGTAGTGTTAAAAAAAccgttattttcatttatatataaatatttctataccTTACTCTTTCCGTATGTATGAAACAGATGAGAATAATGGATAGTATTTTTTCTGGATTCAACATTTAATAGATCTACATACTGTATTTCAAAATGTATTCCTCTTTCAATTGCTTGATCATATAGCTTTTTATTAAGTTTAAATGATGTAGAATTCGACCTTAATGTAATTATATCTGCATTTAATTGAGTACATGCAAATTGTAAAGCACTTTGTGTTATTGGAGCAAAAGCATATAGATCGAATTTTTTTAAACTGGAACAATGATTCACTATATGCGTTTTTGCAAAGTCAGAACAAAAGAAAGTAATTCGActaaaaatttttaatcttcCGTCAAATTCTTTTCTTATACTTCCAATGTCGATTGTTTCGAGAACAATACCCTGTGATGTTTCACTATCACCGcccttttttttcctctttttctctgttCCAAGTACACTTTCATCTACATTAGTATTTATTGCTACTGTTTTGAATCCATATTCACATAATTTTGATAAAATGGGATATAAATTTTGTGTTTGATTTCTTGGTACATTCACACACAAATCGTAAAATCCTGCACTTTCTCTGATAtccatttttatgaaatattagatTTACACGTAAATGTtcttcatttttaattaaatatgttGTAAATGTTATATAATGTTTGGTTGAAGCTATGATTTAGAAATTAACATTTTCTTCTAATTTTCTTTCGTCAATATTTCTTTGACAATGCTTCGACTAATCCTAACCTAGAATTTTTATGTATGTAGATACAAAATAcacttatatatttattatactacTAAGCGACATCTTTTGGTTAATAAAATCATATTATGAAGATCATAATATTTTCGTCAAAAATGTTGACTATAAAAGGAAAtgctatttaatattttttgaagAACTTCATTTATTCACATCGATTTATTATTCACTAAATTACCATATTTATTAcagattataattattaattgtcTTCATTAATAAAGCCATATATGCAGTAATATTATATCTTATAGCTGTTTTTAAATCTATTaagtttaaataattttaaaaacatttaGCAATGTTTAAATAAATCAGAAccgtacaaatataaatatttaatataatattttactataACTTGAAATATGGTAAATATAGAACATATTTTAATGATTTTAAGAATACTAAATACATCAATATTAAAGATACTTCTgtaaaaataaagattaaatTAAGTGGTtgttaaagaaatatataaattataattaatcgcTGTCTTTAGATTCAGCCTCGCTAGAAGGTGGAGTACTTTCAATAGGTTCTTCATCACTACCCTCcgattcttctttccttttcttcttcaacTTTTTGTCGTCATCCTCCTACAATAAAATCATATGCAATAGAATATATCtttaaaaatgtttttaatagAACACAACTAATATAATGAAATTACCGCACTCCGTTTATCTccgcttttcttttctttacctCCGTCGCTGTCTTCATCCGAAGCCTTCTTTTCTAATTTCTATaggaatatttaattaaaataatatttctactatcataatatataataataataaaatacctaataaattatatttttaatttttaacataCCTTATTATCTTCATCGCTACTGCTTTCATCATCGCTAATATATTCTTTACTTTTGAAACTGGTTCCGGTCATAAGCTTACTGGGAGACTCTTTTTtactctctttcttcttcttctctcccttttctttcttttctgatATCTTTTCCTTATCGCCACCTCCGCCACTAGCTTCATATTCTTTCATTGATGCAGTGTACTCTTTCTTTGCCTTTGCTGCTTTTTGTTCCCATTCCTATTATAATtagtatatattaaataattgtgGACTTACATGTAagaaattaaaacaattttgGTCTTACAGATTTATCTTTTAGTTCCCTCCACATTTCACCTCCTTTCTTTGCAATTTCTGTAACAGCAATTCCAGGATTTTCTGCTTTAATTCTTTCACGAGCACTGTTTAACCATATCATAAATGCAGTTGGCGGTCTCTTAGGTTTATTTgcgtctttttctttcttctgtttTCTAGGTTTTCTTGGCTTCTCTGACTAAATAAGGCAATACATGCATTGATAAACCATTCTTAGTAAATTATCTAATGGGTACGATTGCAAATTCattcttataaatattaaaaacactGTAAAGAAAATACAAGTAAAATGTTTACCACGGTTTTAGCTGACtttggtttcttttcttttttttctttcttctctttcttttgacTTTTTCCTGAAGCATCTGATTCATTTTCACTTTCTGAACTATTTGGATTACTATCATATTCTTCTGCCACATCACTCTCGTcctaaaacaatatatatacacggtatataaatttgtatgtttgccaaaaattttaataaaatcataCCTGATTCGGATTAAAATCTTCATCTGTAGACTCTTCCTCAGAATCCTGATTCTCCTCTGCATCTCTTTCCTGCGCTTCTGCTTTAACTCTTGCCAAATACGCATCTGGCTCATCTTCTTGATCGCTATCTCCAAAGTCATTGTCATAATtcaatttatcctattgcaaaaacaaagaatttcttaatataattaattagagAATTACAATTACGACAATAATTCATACTTACACTCTTGCCTCTATTTTTAACCCGTAATTTTTTGGAAGTAATAAAGTCAAAAAGTTTTCCATACTCTTCCTTTTCTATACTACTGAATGTATGAACAACACCGCTAGTCAGTTCAATTTCAAAATCAAATGATCTTGTAGAACCACCACCACGGGCGAAATTTACTGACGCAATCTCTTCAAAACGTATATGGATTGGTGGTTTATGAACGTAAATAAATCCTCTTTCTAAAGGATATAAATAACCTGCAGCTGCTTTAAATGAACAACTGATTGCAAGCGTTCCAGAATGactaaaaattaaaaacatatattATGGTATTTCGGCTGTGCAGTTTACAAAAAACTTACCTAATGAAATTTCCAGGTCCAGTAAGTTTTCTATTAATAATAACTTTCATTACTTTTCCTAAAACTTCATAAGTTGGCCCAGATAATTCTTTTGGTAATTTATCctcatatttttcttttaattcttttctacaataatataatataatataagtatATGAATAGTAAACATATTCATATTTTAACTATAGTGCTTGAGTAAAATACAGATACATACTCAGAAAAAGGTAATTCAAttgaagtttcttcttcttgatTGAATAATAATACTAAATAATGATAACGGGTTTGACCCTGTTTAATTGGTGGGTCTAAACTGACCTAAGTGAAAGAtattaacgataataataataaaaataattaagaagaaaaaaataaaaataattttcaaaatgttTACCACAAAATACATTTGCCTGTTGTCCTTATGTGGTAAAAGAAATAGCCTTAAAACAGTTGACATTGGAATCTTGTAATCAAAAGTTTTACCATGTAATTGGAAAAATGATTGGAATATCTTTATATCATAACGACCACTGGAAGAGGGagttatattaatatatgaaccttttaaattatatttcttaaacatatatacataccgTGGTGTAAGACATTGAATC from the Bombus affinis isolate iyBomAffi1 chromosome 11, iyBomAffi1.2, whole genome shotgun sequence genome contains:
- the LOC126922140 gene encoding probable 26S proteasome non-ATPase regulatory subunit 3, with product MGVPTAKNPEAMDVEIIFEGQNGDGDVCDKKDADLQTIYDIREHARQIEKAVQSKEPRFILRALRTLPNTRRRLNSNVLRGVILSFYPKPCAERDALLSWLEDSAEFEETQKLRISTVTPLPEIDTYIHLLVLVRLIDAGKHEESVQCSEALLQKIIAQNRRTIDLIAAKCYFYYSRAYELIGRLDKIRGILHLRLRTATLRNDFEGQAVLINCLLRNYLHYNLYDQADKLVLKSTFPESASNNEWARFLYYLGRIKAARLEYSAAHKYLVQALRKAPQSTAVGFRQTVQKLAVTVELLLGDIPERQTFRQAAMRRALAPYFQLTQAVRLGNLQRFGEVLENFGPQFRADHTFTLILRLRHNVIKTAIRSIGLSYSRISPTDIAKKLGLDSSVDAEFIVAKAIRDGVIEATLEPENGYMRSKETTDIYCTKEPLLAFHQRITFCLDLHNQSVKAMRYPPKSYGKDLESAEERREREQQDLELAKEMAEEDDDGFP
- the LOC126922132 gene encoding golgin subfamily A member 2-like, with amino-acid sequence MLHVNMNLSKSEKLLAAKKKLREFQLRKMQNNPDDSVKQKRHSVNSLSSQYQNAETDTSHLEGVTNASTIGNLENDIVQEFQKDEVLSTNSVVTSENTMNHDEAHYSTEETVNAESVQEINTSEAACKVDFYDLPKVQKEHLLEMASAVADVLTDESEHIETSLDTDLMYHNQFLSPYMEEQKKVVNELHIELSNARSRISELEAKLEGKETEFQVELAQEIDPLKEQLQVHAQTTGILIAEKAELTAALSQAQQSIRQSSEESEEMTRKLKNSQIRIAELEKEISTVKNNNEELRKNIHQLQSEYDSLNNRFFELKKEKEDLDLEASELKQKLNLKKTELIAVQQELQEKTALLSLSELRIQQMKVATTTEEEKHAVILLEQELAQTKEALKIVSVEKDEANKQYQNYVKQLDTQQAKLLEEIKTQRGGIEDLQRREQSCIQRISELEQQLQQEREKAGNLSSLQDRKDETDNLLKNIDELTLEQERLHILLSEKDSQIEMLTKNLNDLRDANNQGAEVTKLVSALESEQLGASRAVHQNRQLKEQLTDMENAFVSLSNAKLDLTEQLQAERSIGRKLNVQLNNVESELGQLKEKLREKEAILEEVEKERLQNAQIADQIQHYQAQSHHVDTFQRELQHAMITIERLEKEKQTLTEKLKEKFVASSISEVDSHSVNANNNVSKSGEKIHVESSNENDVIISEPVKKLEQRFKETMERVAELTEEKQKLEHLVLQLQSETETIGEYITLYQKQRAVLQNRAIEREQVFRQLLEQRNQQQEQLHKLKVLVSDFLSKEYIRSNGTKCQVETATGSSDSVTIKRKEEVIDPRVENKSVSELLDVLTEIKDCKDSCMFEPNFHPCPWCSGKLLTV
- the LOC126922158 gene encoding ribonuclease P protein subunit p30, whose amino-acid sequence is MDIRESAGFYDLCVNVPRNQTQNLYPILSKLCEYGFKTVAINTNVDESVLGTEKKRKKKGGDSETSQGIVLETIDIGSIRKEFDGRLKIFSRITFFCSDFAKTHIVNHCSSLKKFDLYAFAPITQSALQFACTQLNADIITLRSNSTSFKLNKKLYDQAIERGIHFEIQYVDLLNVESRKNTIHYSHLFHTYGKSKNVILSSGVSDIKTIRNPYDLINLACLLGLNEVQAKASILHQCKRLLLRAERRRRGKAAFIIEDCTERTSITDGDSKFLKKLKV
- the LOC126922134 gene encoding FACT complex subunit Ssrp1 isoform X2, with product MDFLEYTDVIAEVKGAMTPGRLKLTDQHLIFKNQKTGKVEQISASDMEMVNYQKFIGTWGLRIFLKNGTLHRFRGFKEGDQEKIAKFFLQNYKKDMLEKELSLKGWNWGTARFNGSVLSFDVGHHTAFEIPLYDVSQCNTGKNEVTLEFHQNDDAPVSLMEMRFHIPISDSVDQDPVEAFHQQVMEKASVISVSGDAIAIFREIQCLTPRGRYDIKIFQSFFQLHGKTFDYKIPMSTVLRLFLLPHKDNRQMYFVVSLDPPIKQGQTRYHYLVLLFNQEEETSIELPFSEKELKEKYEDKLPKELSGPTYEVLGKVMKVIINRKLTGPGNFISHSGTLAISCSFKAAAGYLYPLERGFIYVHKPPIHIRFEEIASVNFARGGGSTRSFDFEIELTSGVVHTFSSIEKEEYGKLFDFITSKKLRVKNRGKSDKLNYDNDFGDSDQEDEPDAYLARVKAEAQERDAEENQDSEEESTDEDFNPNQDESDVAEEYDSNPNSSESENESDASGKSQKKEKKEKKEKKPKSAKTSEKPRKPRKQKKEKDANKPKRPPTAFMIWLNSARERIKAENPGIAVTEIAKKGGEMWRELKDKSEWEQKAAKAKKEYTASMKEYEASGGGGDKEKISEKKEKGEKKKKESKKESPSKLMTGTSFKSKEYISDDESSSDEDNKKLEKKASDEDSDGGKEKKSGDKRSAEDDDKKLKKKRKEESEGSDEEPIESTPPSSEAESKDSD
- the LOC126922134 gene encoding FACT complex subunit Ssrp1 isoform X1, encoding MDFLEYTDVIAEVKGAMTPGRLKLTDQHLIFKNQKTGKVEQISASDMEMVNYQKFIGTWGLRIFLKNGTLHRFRGFKEGDQEKIAKFFLQNYKKDMLEKELSLKGWNWGTARFNGSVLSFDVGHHTAFEIPLYDVSQCNTGKNEVTLEFHQNDDAPVSLMEMRFHIPISDSVDQDPVEAFHQQVMEKASVISVSGDAIAIFREIQCLTPRGRYDIKIFQSFFQLHGKTFDYKIPMSTVLRLFLLPHKDNRQMYFVVSLDPPIKQGQTRYHYLVLLFNQEEETSIELPFSEKELKEKYEDKLPKELSGPTYEVLGKVMKVIINRKLTGPGNFISHSGTLAISCSFKAAAGYLYPLERGFIYVHKPPIHIRFEEIASVNFARGGGSTRSFDFEIELTSGVVHTFSSIEKEEYGKLFDFITSKKLRVKNRGKSDKLNYDNDFGDSDQEDEPDAYLARVKAEAQERDAEENQDSEEESTDEDFNPNQDESDVAEEYDSNPNSSESENESDASGKSQKKEKKEKKEKKPKSAKTVSEKPRKPRKQKKEKDANKPKRPPTAFMIWLNSARERIKAENPGIAVTEIAKKGGEMWRELKDKSEWEQKAAKAKKEYTASMKEYEASGGGGDKEKISEKKEKGEKKKKESKKESPSKLMTGTSFKSKEYISDDESSSDEDNKKLEKKASDEDSDGGKEKKSGDKRSAEDDDKKLKKKRKEESEGSDEEPIESTPPSSEAESKDSD